From a single Arachis hypogaea cultivar Tifrunner chromosome 3, arahy.Tifrunner.gnm2.J5K5, whole genome shotgun sequence genomic region:
- the LOC140183546 gene encoding uncharacterized protein produces MATQWQWQSNNSRSLCYGGSGYGRGSGVRKVKRRMMMMRVFWSKNSGNDDFKAFLNVEEAFNNKKDNQVLVNKYTSYNYIELKQHRLDYNSIMTKGQTKITTQANLNSLYVVKEDKSKFYTYKKLLKCCMSYYTFTSMDTKIDCGKNNSRGPPTFILFGENYHLMGSLIPPEGNMAKFTQLYVFDTQNEVQNCMAAIRGEENKQIHEDIVRYLEKMLDDNNILVKTFRMVRDSIAKDSNNSIKLRLLGKRRKDGRRYNLPSIDEVAGLIVGDFDINKTNRDIIQGNNYQDAMAICKMVGYPDLFITFTCNPKWPEVEDFLKNRELNFEDRPDIICRAFKAKLNTLIKDIRANKIFEKVSAVTRKPFILSAEKPNKETDANYFEAVEKHMMHGLCGLVKKDSPCMEYSKCIRHFPKKFFDNTTIDDDGYPVYRHMEDGRTIKKPRTNLDNRYVVSHNRLLLMRYGAHINVEWCNQSRSIKYLFKYVNKGRDRVAASFYKSAISNTELDEYDEVSMYYDCRYMSLCEAAWRIFGYNIHYRDPFVVRLGFHLHDEQNVIFKDHENLDDVVKQAFVKEYMFIGWFQANRDYVEARSLTYAELPTKFVWKAKERVWLPRKTHYVIGRIFFVPPGSGESYYLILLLNFVKGLTCYEDIRTVDDVVYSSFKYACYARGLLDDDKEYIDAIEDASHWGSGAYLRKLFATLLFSNSMDRPEHV; encoded by the exons ATGGCAACCCAGTGGCAGTGGCAATCCAACAACAGCCGTTCCCTTTGTTATGGTGGCAGTGGATATGGTAGAGGCAGTGGAGTGAGGAAggtgaagaggagaatgatgatgatgagggtattttggtccaaGAATTCGGGAAATGATGATTTTAAAGCATTTTTGAACGTTGAGGAagcttttaataataaaaaag ATAATCAGGTTTTGGTTAACAAGTACACCAGCTATAACTACATCGAACTAAAGCAACATAGATTGGACTACAATTCAAT TATGACGAAAGGCCAAACAAAAATTACAACACAGGCCAACTTAAATTCACTCTatgttgtaaaggaggacaaatCCAAGTTCTACACTTACAAGAAGCTCCTAAAGTGTTGTATGAGTTATTATACG TTCACATCCATGGACACGAAAATAGATTGTGGCAAGAATAATTCTAGAGGACCACCAACTTTCATTCTCTTTGGTGAGAACTATCATTTAATGGGTAGTCTCATACCACCAGAAGGAAATATGGCCAAATTTACGCAATTGTATGTATTTGATACACAAAATGAAGTCCAAAATTGCATGGCTGCCATCAG AGGTGAAGAGAACAAGCAGATTCATGAAGATATTGTAAGATATTTGGAAAAAATGCTTGATGACAATAATATTTTGGTCAAGACATTTCGTATGGTCAGGGATTCAATTGCTAAGGATTCAAATAACTCAATCAAGCTTAGGCTACTCGGCAAAAGAAGAAAGGATGGTAGAAGATATAACTTGCCCTCAATAGATGAAGTGGCTGGTTTGATTGTTGGAGATTTTGATATAAATAAGACTAATCGGGATATTATACAAGGGAAT AATTATCAAGATGCAATGGCTATTTGTAAGATGGTGGGTTATCCTGATCTTTTCATTACCTTCACATGCAATCCCAAGTGGCCTGAGGTTGAGGATTTTCTAAAGAACAGAGAGTTAAATTTCGAAGATAGACCTGACATTATTTGTAGAGCTTTCAAGGCAAAACTAAATACTCTAATTAAAGACATTAGAGCTAACAAGATATTTGAGAAAGTGAGTGCAG TCACTAGAAAACCTTTCATATTATCAGCTGAGAAACCAAATAAGGAGACAGATGCAAATTACTTTGAAGCAGTAGAGAAGCACATGATGCATGGCTTGTGTGGTTTGGTTAAGAAGGATTCACCATGTATGGAGTATAGTAAATGCATTCGTCACTTCCCTAAGAAATTTTTTGATAACACAACCATCGACGATGATGGTTATCCGGTATATAGACATATGGAAGATGGAAGAACAATTAAAAAGCCTCGCACTAACCTTGATAACCGTTATGTGGTCTCTCATAACAGGCTCTTACTTATGAGATATGGGGCTCATATCAATGTTGAGTGGTGCAATCAATCAAGGTCAATAAAGTATTTATTCAAATATGTGAATAAAGGACGTGACCGTGTCGCAGCCTCATTCTATAAAAGTGCTATATCAAACACTGAGTTGGATGAATACGATGAAGTGAGCATGTATTATGATTGTAGATACATGTCTCTATGTGAAGCAGCCTGGAGAATTTTTGGATATAACATCCATTATAGAGATCCCTTTGTTGTGAGATTAGGTTTTCACTTACACGATGAACAAAATGTGATATTTAAAGACCATGAAAATTTAGATGATGTGGTGAAACAAGCATTCGTTAAAGAATATATGTTCATTGGATGGTTTCAAGCAAATAGGGATTATGTGGAGGCTAGGTCATTGACATATGCAGAACTCCCTACAAAGTTTGTATGGAAAGCAAAAGAAAGGGTGTGGTTGCCTCGAAAAACACATTATGTTATTGGAAGAATCTTCTTTGTGCCTCCAGGTTCGGGTGAAAGTTATTACCTTATACTACTCCTTAATTTTGTGAAGGGACTAACTTGCTATGAAGATATCAGAACCGTAGATGATGTTGTTTATTCATCATTTAAATATGCATGTTATGCACGTGGTCTTTTAGATGATGACAAGGAATATATTGATGCAATAGAAGATGCTAGCCATTGGGGATCTGGAGCATATCTGAGAAAGCTCTTTGCAACACTTTTATTTTCCAATTCAATGGATAGGCCAGAACATGTATGA